Part of the Brevibacillus brevis genome is shown below.
GCAAGTGCTGCGAATCCGGCGATATGCTGATCTGGGACGTGAAGCTGCCCGCCTCTTCCGCAGGTGACATTTTGGCGGTGCCAAGCACAGGCGCCTACGGCTACTCCATGTCAAACAACTACAACCGAATCGCTCGTCCGGCCGTTGTATTCGTAAAAGACGGCGAAGCGGATCTGATCGTCAAGCGCGAGAGTTACGCGGACGTCATCAGCCATGACCTGCTGCCAAAGCGTGCGCAATTGCAACGCTAACCGAATGAAATTGAGAGCCTCCCCGGGAGTTCGGGGAGGCTTTTTCGCGCTCGCGACGAGATTATTTATCAATCCTCCATCACTCATTTACAAAAAATTCACGAGCGGGTGCCATAATGGAAGGGGGCGAGGAGGAAGGATTCACCATGTGGTCGATGCTCATGAGAAAGTTTCGGCGTTTTCCCGTCTTTTCCCTGGATAAGCGACAATGGATGAAAAACGTCATCCACCAGGAAGTTGGGAAAGGGAAGCGCGTCATCATGTTTTATGTAGATATCGTCAAACTGACGGAAGTGGAGAATCGCTATGGCGATGTGATCGCCAAACGGGTCCTCCATATTTTCGAGCGGATTCTGCCGCATGTCTCCCGCCAGGTGTTTGAAATTCGCGGCAACATACTCGCCATTCAAAAGCTGTGGGGCGACGACTTTGCCATCTACGTCTCGTTTGGCGGGGACGTGAATGAGGAAGACTGCCGGATGCTCTCGATTCATTTTCAGGAACAAGCCGAAAAACAGCTCAATCGGCAGGTGAGTTTCGTCAACCGGGAGGAGCTTCGCGTCCATATCGGCTATGCGGCTATCTCGGGACAAGACATCGTCAAGGAAATGTACACGTCAGTCAAGCGGGCCGCACATATGGCCAAGTACGGAATCACCTCCGAAACCTATACGCACGTCACGCAATTTCACCAGGTACTCGCCGAGGAGAATGTGACGATGAATTTTATGCCCATCGTTCATTTGCCGGATGGGGAGACCCTAGGCTGGGAGGCGCTGGCACGTGGACCGGAGGGAAGTCCGTTTGCGACGCCGTCGATGCTGTTTCGCTATGCGGAAGAGACGGACACGGTCTTCCGGCTGGAACACATTTGCCGGAAACGGGCGTTGGAACAGCTGCGTTACGTCAAGCCTCAACAAAAGCTGTTCATTAATTTGGACCCCCGCGCAATTGACGATCCGTTTCTTCTGCGGGGAGAAGTGTTTGCCCGCTTTGAACAATACGGCTTGAATCCGTATAACATTGTGTTTGAAATTACCGAGCGACATGCCATCTCGAACTATGCGGTGTTTCGCAAAATCATCGAAGAATACCGCAAAAAGGGGTATCTCATAGCCGTCGATGATGCGGGAGCGGGCTATTCCAGCCTGGAATCGATCACAGAGATTTACCCGGACTTCATCAAGCTCGATATGTCGCTGATTCGCAACGTCGATGTCGATCCGATCAAGCAGGCTCTCTTGGAAACCATCGTGCAGTTTGCCGAAAAGGTCGGGTGCAAAATCATCGCGGAGGGAATCGAGACCGGACGCGAGCTGGAAACGCTGATCGAGGTCGGAGTGACTTACGGCCAGGGCTATTTTCTCGGCAAACCGGACAAAGGCATGGGGCACGCATCCGGGCAAGCGATGAATTTTCTGCGCACGATGCAGGAGAAAAAAGCGAGCGTACGGGAAGAGCCGTTCCTGTTCACTCCCGCCATGTCGGAGATCTTGGCGAAGACGATCACGGTGGAAAAGCATGTGAAGGTGCGACGCGTCCATGAAATTTTCGAACAAAACCAGCGGATTGAAAGTGTCGTGGTCCTGGAAGAGGGCCGGCCAGTCGGGCTCGTCATGCGCTTTGCACTCTATCAAGTGCTGGGTGGTCAATACGGAATCGCCCTTTATTACGAGAGGCCGGTCTCGCAAATCATGAACGCCAATCCGCTCATCGTCACCAAGGACGACAAACTGGACGAAGTGGCGCGCAGGGCGATGACACGGGATGCCTACCACTTGTACGATGTGGTCATCATTACAGGCGTTGAAGGGGAGTACATCGGAATTGTCACCGTACAGAGCTTGCTGGACAAAATGGCCTCCATCAAGCTCGAGATGGCTTCTTCCGCCAATCCGCTGACAGGACTTCCCGGAAACGTGCAGATCGAACGGGAGTTGAACAAGCGCATCAAGCAGCAGGTGTCGCAGATGGTCATCTACTGCGATCTGGATCGCTTCAAGTGGTTCAACGACCGCTATGGATTCGAGACGGGGGACCAGATTATTGTCCGGACCGCGAATCTGCTCAAGGAAGCGGTGATGCGGTGCGGCAGCGGAGACGATTTTATCGGGCACATCGGCGGAGACGACTTTATTTTGATCACGAAGGCCGCGGGTGCAGACGAGCTGATATCGTTTCTGCTCGAGGCGTTCCCCTTGTTTTTTGCGGACATTTATGAAAAGAGGGGCTTGGGGGAAGGAGCTATCCTTTCCATGTCGATGGCCGGCGTATGCATGATCCCTGGGCTCTATGAAAATGTGGAAGCGATTGCCGAGCGGGCCGCTTACGTCAAAAAGCGGGCCAAGGAGCTGCCAGGCACCGTCTTCCTCGACGAAAGGGACTGCGCAGCCGATGAAACGCACCAAACGCAGGTATAAGTTGGACGGCACTCCTCACCCATGGTAAAATGGGTACGTTAACTTAACCCATGTCTGGAGGCTCACAAATGAAAAAAGCGCTGATCACCATGGAAAACGGCAACCAAATCGAACTGGAGCTGTTTGAAAAAGAAGCTCCGGGAACCGTTGCCAACTTCGAGAAGCTGGCAAACGAAGGCTTCTACAACGGTCTGTCGTTCCATCGCGTCATCCCTGGATTCGTCGCGCAAGGTGGCTGCCCTTACGGAACAGGTACAGGCGGCCCTGGCTATACCATCAAATGCGAAACAAAAGGCAACCCGCACAAGCATCTGCGCGGCGCTCTGTCCATGGCCCATGCGGGAAAAGATACCGGCGGCAGCCAATTCTTCATCTGCTACGATTCCTTCCCTCACCTGGATGGCGTACATACCGTATTCGGCAACGTCATCTCCGGCATGGAGCACGTCGATGCCATTAAACAAGGCGACAAGATGAGCACCGTCAAAGTAACGGCTGAATAGGAGTGCCCCGACAAAACACTGGCGTTGAATCGCCGGTGTTTTTCTGTTTGTCAAGGAACGCGCTGGCCAGAGGCTTGTAAGCCTATCCATCTGCTGGTATCCTAGAAAATAGACGATTTTTTTGAGGAGGAACCAATGGATCTTTTTCATTTTGATTGGAAGACGGTGCCGTTCCGCATGATCGCGTTCGTCATCGCCTTCTCTTTGCATGAATGGGCTCACGCCTTTGTCGCCTGGAGGCTGGGAGACAATACGGCGAAAGACGAAGGCCGCTTGACCGTGAATCCGATTCCCCACATCGACCCGTTCGGTTTGATCCTGATCCTGTTCGGGCCGTTTGGCTGGGCGAAACCGGTTCCGATCAATCCGCTTCATTTTCGCGGCAATAAAAGGCTGGGGATCGTGTACGTGTCGGCAGCAGGTCCGCTGATCAATCTGGTGCTGGGCATTTTGTTTTCCGTTCTGTACATCGTGGTGGGCTACTCGGGAGCACTGGAAGGCATGACGGAGAAATGGGCGTACGCCATTAAGCTTACGATAGAGTATTGCATCATCATCAACTCGGCTTTGTTTGTTTTCAATCTGTTGCCGATCGCCCCTCTGGACGGATACAAGATCCTGCGTTTCTTGTCACCGCGCAGCTGGGATCGCTTTTTCTACAATTACGAGGTCTACGGACCGTGGATCTTGCTGCTTTTGATCTTCATCCCGGGCATCAGCTCCACGATCTTCGGAATACCGCTCGGCTTCGTCATTATGTGGGTGCAACAAGCAGCTTTGAAGATCGTCACACTGTTCGTATAAGGAAACGAGGGACTACCTGTGGCTTACAGCATCAAACTGGATTCTTTTGAGGGGCCGCTCGACCTGTTGCTCCATCTGATAGACAAGGCCAAAGTGGATATTTACGACATTCCCATCGCGGAAATAACCGAGCAGTACTTGGCGACGATCGATACGATGCAGCAGCTGCAGCTGGATGTAGCGAGCGAATTCGTCGTCATGGCGGCGAGCCTCCTCTCGATCAAAAGCAAGATGCTGCTGCCGAAGAAAGAGGAGCACGTCTTTCAGCAGCTCCTCGATATGGACGTCGAAGAGATCGACCCGAGGGAAGAGCTGGTCCAGCGGCTCTTGGAGTACAAGCGCTACAAGATGCTGGCGGAGCGCCTGCGGGAGATGGAAATCGGACGCAATCAGGTGTATACGCGCCCGGCGGAAAATTTGGCTCCCTACGTGCGGGAAGAGGATCATACCGTGAAGAACGTCACACTTTACGACCTCATTTCCGCCCTGGAGAGATTGGTGAAAAAGGCGACGGACAAGCAGCCGATTACCAAAGTATCGCGCGATGAAGTGTCCATCAAGGACAGGATGCGCGAAATTCGCGAGCTGGTCCGGGTAGGGGGAGGAATGGTTCGCTTCTCCCAGCTCTTCTCCAAAGGAGCGACCCGCTCGGAGATCGTCACAAGCTTCCTGGCCTTACTGGAGCTGATGAAAGCGAAAGAAATCACCTGCGTCCAGAATCAGTTGTTTCAGGACATCATGATTTGCGAGAACAAAACGAAAGGAGTCCCTGAAGATGGACTATGACAAGCTGAAAGGCGTCATTGAGGGCTTGTTGTTCATTTCGGGCGATGAAGGCATCGATGCCAAGGAAATCAGCGAGATCATCGAGGTATCGGAAGAAGAAGTCATCGACTTGATTGAAGACATGAAAGCAGACTTTCGCCGCGCAGGGAGAGGGATTCAGATCGTAGAGGTCGCCCGGGCGTATCAGCTCACGACACTGCCCGAGCACGTTCCTTACTTTGAGCGGCTGGCCAGCTCGCCGAACCAGTCGACGCTTTCCCAGGCTGCGCTGGAGACCTTGGCCATCATCGCTTACAAACAGCCCCTGACCCGCTCGGAAATCGAAGAAATCCGGGGAGTGAAATGCGAAAAGGCGCTCAACACCTTGCTGTCCAAGCAGCTCATTCGCGAAGCGGGGCGAGCGGAAGGCATCGGGAGACCCATCCTGTATGCGACGACCAAGGACTTTTTGGAACACTTTGGATTGCGGGAATTGGCGGACCTGCCGGAGCCCCCGGTCAATTTGGACATTGAGGAGGCCCGCATGGAAGCGTCCGCCCTGTTCGGAAAGGCCGAAGAACCGACAAACGACTAGCTGCGTACGGGCAGTTTTTCGTACTAATAGACGACTCGTCCCCATATACTTGGTACAAACCTGTGCATCGTCGTACTTTGTAATGGGGAGGACGTTTATGAAGGTGCGAAAATTAGTGTCCGGCGTGCTCGTCGTTTTTCTTTTTATACAGGTCCTTCTGTTGCCTGCTACGGACGCGAATGCCGCTGCCAAGCCCCCTGGGCTGTCGGCGGAGAGTGCAGCGCTGATTGACGTGACGAGCGGGCGAATCCTGTACTCGAAAAATGGCACGAAAAAAATGCGAATCGCAAGTCTGACCAAGACGATGACTGCGATTGTGGCGATCGAGTCGGGCAAGCTGAACGACGTGGTCACAGTGCCGCAAGAGGCCGTAGGAGTCGAAGGTTCTTCCATTTACCTGAAAAAAGGGGAAAAGCTGACCCTGGAAGAGCTATTGTACGGGCTGATGCTACGCTCCGGCAACGATGCGGCAGTGACGATCGCCACCCATGTCGGGGGCTCGCTCCCCGGCTTCGTCTACATGATGAACGAGAAAGCGGCAATGATCGGGATGAGCCACACGAACTTTACGAATCCGCACGGGCTCGACGACAGCAACATGCACTACTCTACGGCCGAAGATATGGCCAAACTGTCCGCCTACGCCTTGCGCAATCCCGTGTTCCGCCAGATCGTGTCTACAAAAGTAAAGGACATCTCGTGGGAGGGCGAGCAGTGGGACCGGCGTCTCTTGAACAAAAACAAAATGCTCCACCTGTACGAGGGAGCGGACGGAGTAAAAACCGGCTATACGAAGCTAGCGAAGCGCTGCCTTGCATCGTCCGCCACGCGCGACGGAAGGCAGCTGGCGACGATCACGCTTAATGCCTCGGACGACTGGAACGACTCCGCCAAGCTGTTGGACTACGGCTTTGCCAACTTTCCGCTGAAAGAACTGGTAGGGGGCAAGCAGGACGTGAAGCCGGATACGCCCGTTACGATGGAGAGGGGTACGCACCTTGTCACCATGAACGCGTTTCGCTATCCGCTGCAGCCAACCGAGGCCGATGACGTACACAAGCGCGTCGTTCTTGGGGAGTCGGTGATCAACGGGAAAATGAACGGTCAATTGGTGGGCTTTCTGCAATTTTACCTGAAGGAGGACATGATCGGACAAGTGCCGCTGTTGGTAAGTGCCGATTCCTCGGTCGAGGGGAGACCCGAGTCCGGAATCCGCGGGTTTTGGCGGCACTTCTGGACGATAGCGGCGGGAGGGCTGTGGAGTGCTTAACATCATCTGGCTGGCCCTGATTGTCGTCAGTATCGTGGTAGCCGCCATCAATGGAAAGATCAATGTCGTCAACCAGGCAGCATTCGAGGGAGCAAAGACAGGCGTGACCGTTTGCTTTGGCCTGCTGAGCATTCTCGCCTTCTGGATGGGTCTCATGCGCATAGCAGAAAGATCGGGGCTGCTGGAGCTGCTGGCACGCGTCCTGTCCCCGATCATCCGGCTGCTGTTTCCCGATGTGCCCAATGGGCATCCCGCCATCGGCTACATTTTGTCGAACATGAGCGCGAATTTGCTCGGGCTGGGTAACGCAGCGACGCCCATGGGACTGAAAGCCATGGAAGAGCTGCAAAAACTCAACCCGAACAAACATGTGGCCTCCCCTGCCATGTGCACGCTCCTCGCGATCAATACAGCGAGCATCACCATCATCCCGACCACGATGATTGCCATCCGGATGCAGTACGGCTCCGCGAGTCCGGTAGAAATCGTCGGAACGACTTTGCTCTCTTCCTTCGGGGCAACGATTGTCGCCCTTCTCCTAGACCGCTGGTACCGCTACCGTCATGCGAAACGTCACAGATAGGGGGAAGTCGCATGTACCAATGGGTATCCCTGCTTTCTCTCTGGGCCATTCCCGTAACGATCTCCTTCGTGCTGCTGTACGGCTGGCGGAAGCAGGTACCCGTCTACGAGGCTTTCGTGGATGGGGCGAAGGGCGGACTCACGACAACGATCCGCATTCTTCCGCACCTGATTGCCATGATGGTGGCCGTGACGATGTTCCGGGAGTCGGGTGCCCTCGAACTGTTGCTTGGACTGATCCGACCGCTGCTCGATGCGTTGCATTTCCCGGAAGAGCTGGTCCCGCTCGCTTTGCTGAGACCGTTGACGGGGACTGGGTCGCTTGCGATCGCCACGGACCTGATCGCTCAATACGGGCCGGATTCCTTTTTGGGCAGGCTGGCGGCGACCATGCAAGGCAGCACCGATACGACGCTTTACGTCCTGACTGTGTACTTCGGCGCCGTCGGAATCCGCAACTCGGCTTACGCCTTGAAAGTCGGGCTCTGGTCCGATTTGGCCGGGGTCATTTTTTCCCTGCTTGTCGTCTCGTACGTATTTTCCTAAACAGAGTTCCGGAAAAACTTCCTCGGCTTGGGGAAGTTTTTCCCTTTTTCTTGTCCACACTGGTAAGAATGGGTATGATGTTGGAGAGGTGATCCATGAATGGAACGTTTACAAAAAGTTTTGGCACACGCAGGAGTCGCCTCTCGTCGGCATTGCGAAGAACTGATCGTGCAAGGCAGTGTTCAAGTGAACGGCAAAGTGGTGCGTGAATTGGGTACGCGAGTGGATCCAAGCGTCGATCGGATCACGGTGAACGGCCGGGCGATCCGCATCGAGCAGCACGTCTACCTGATGCTATACAAGCCTACGGGCGTTATTACCAGTGTATCGGACCCGCGCGGACGGCGGGTGGTCACGGACCTGCTCACGGGAATCAAGGAGCGTGTTTACCCGGTAGGCCGCCTGGATTACGATACGTCCGGCTTGCTCCTGCTGACGAACGACGGGGAGCTGGCCAACCGGCTGGCCCATCCGAGCTACGAGATCGACAAGGTGTACCGCGCCTGGGTGCGAGGTGTTCCGAGTCCTGACAAAATCAAAAGGCTGGCGACAGGGATTCGCCTCGAAGACGGTATGACTTCGCCAGGAGAGGCCCGGTTGCTCAAAACCGCCCCCGGTCAGGACAAGGCGCTCGTCGAATTGACCATTCACGAGGGGCGAAACAGGCAAGTGCGGCGAATGTGCGAGGCGATCGGCCATCCCGTCCTTTCGTTGGAGCGGATCAGGCTCGGCTTCCTGACATTGGAAGGATTGCAGCTTGGGCAGTACCGTCCACTGACGAGCACGGAAGTCGAAAGGCTGAAGCAAGGGCTCGTCCAAAAGCGAAAGCCCCGAGAGAATCGGCGTTGATACGTTCAAAATCTGTTCATAAGTTATACGCTGCCGGAAAAACTAGGAACGCTATAATAGAAAGGAAAAACATTGTAATTGATTAGGGTAGATGGGAGTTAGGGCAAATATGAACAAAAGCAATCGTACATACATTCGCGTCGCCGTTTTGGGCCTCCTGCTCGTGGCGCTTGTCTTTGCTCTCTATTCAAGCTTTGTCAAGGATCCGAATGCGGTCAAGGTGGGGAGTGCGGCTCCGAACTTCAGCTTGCAGCAGCTGAACGGACCAGAGATGGCCTTGGGCGATCTGAAGGGCAAAGGGGTCGTGCTCAATTTCTGGGGAACGTGGTGCGAGCCGTGCAAGAAGGAACTGCCTGCGCTGCAGCAGCAATACAACCAGTTCAAGGACAAAGGGCTGGTCGTGATCGGCGTCAACATCGGCGAATCTCCTGTTGCCGTCGAGCCGTTCGTAAAGCAGTTCGGTGTCAATTTCCCGATCCTGCTCGACAGCGATTCCCAAATCACCAAGCTGTATCGCATCGGTCCCATTCCGACGACGTACTTCATTTCTCCGGATGGGGATGTGGAAGAGATCTTCATCGGCCAGTTGAACGAAGCCATGATTGCAGAGAAAGTGACGAAAATCTTGCCGTAAGTGAGGATTTACTATGGATCAGCGAAAATGTGAATGTGGACATGCCAATCCCGTTGGAACGCTGCTCTGCGAATCCTGTGGCAAGCCCCTGGACGTTGAACTAGCGGAGCAGACAGCATTTCCGGACATGCGCTACGAAGGAATGGCGCGCCGTTCCCAGACGTACACGAAGACAATCATCGACCGGGTCTGGAACTGGTTTTCTTCTGTCAAAATTGCAATCGGTATCATTCTTGTCATCTTGATTGCGTCGGCTGTGGGGACGGTGTTCCCCCAACAGCAATACATACCTGTGCCCGTGCCGACGGAAGCGGACGTGGCCCGCTTCTATACAGAGACGTACGGAACGCTGGGGACCATTTACTACGAACTGGGCTTCCACAACTTGTATTCTTCCTGGTGGTTTGTGACCCTTCTGGTCATGCTCGGGACGTCGTTGGTCATTTGCAGCTTGGATCGCGTCGTGCCGCTGTACAAAGCGCTTTCCAAACCGCGACTCAACCAGCACAAGTCGTTTTTAAAAGGCCAAAAGCTCTTTGGCGAGGGATCAATGCCGGCCGGCCAGACTCAGGAAGAACTATTGGGTACTGCCGGGCAAGCGCTCCGGAAGAAAGGCTATCGCATTTTCTCGACCGATCGCGCGCTGATGGCCGAAAAAGGCAGATTCAGCCGCTGGGGGCCGTACATCAACCATATCGGGTTGATTCTCTTTTTGATCGGGGTGCTCATGCGCAATCTTCCCGGATTCTTCCTGGATGAGTACGTCTGGGTGCGGGAAGGCCAGACCGTGGCGATTCCCGATACGCCATACTACGTCAAGAATGTGCAGTACCATACCGAGTACTGGTCCGAGAGTGACATGCCGCAGCAGCTGGACTTGAAAGGCGGCGTCATCCCGAAGAGCTTCCAGACCGATGCTATTTTGTACATAAACAAAAACGCCGATTTGCCGGGAGCCAAACCCGAGCTGGTGGAAGTGAAAAAGGGACCGATCGTGGTCAATCACCCGATGGAGCATGAAAGCCTTTACTTGTACCAATCGGGCGTGCAGGAAATGCAGTTGGGCGCTCTGAACTTCGAACTGGTCGATCAGAAAGCGGGCAACAAGCAGCTGGGGCAAATCAAGATCGACCTGTACAATCCGCCGAAAGAGCAGGACATCGGCAACGGGATCAAAGTGAGAACGCTCGACTACTTTCCGGATTTCATCATGGGGAAGGACGGCAAACCTGCAACCCAGACCAACTTGCCGAAAAACCCGATGGTCGCATTGGAAGTCATCGGAGAAAACGGGAGCCTCAACGAAAAAATGGTCTACCTGCAAGGAACGATCATCACCCAGAAGTCGGACCCTCGCTACGGACTGGTCATCCATAAGCCGGATCTGATCGACATCACGGGATTGAACGTACGCATGGACAAAGCGGTTCCCTTGATCTACTTCGGTGCGTTCATCTTCATGATCGGGGTGGTAATGGGCTTCTTCTGGCAGCATCGCCGCATTTGGGTCCAGTTTCAGGAAGGGCACATCCTGCTCGCCGCCCATACCAACAAAAACTGGTATGGCATGCGCAGAGAAGTGGACGGCCTGATCGATCAGATGAAATGGCAGCTCGTATTGGAAGAAAAATCGAAGGCGTAATGGCTTCAAGGAGGGACTTCTGAGTGCAGCTCATCCAATTGAGTGACTGGTTATTGGATATCGCGTTTCTGCTTTACGTGCTCTCGTCTGTAGTATT
Proteins encoded:
- a CDS encoding bifunctional diguanylate cyclase/phosphodiesterase → MWSMLMRKFRRFPVFSLDKRQWMKNVIHQEVGKGKRVIMFYVDIVKLTEVENRYGDVIAKRVLHIFERILPHVSRQVFEIRGNILAIQKLWGDDFAIYVSFGGDVNEEDCRMLSIHFQEQAEKQLNRQVSFVNREELRVHIGYAAISGQDIVKEMYTSVKRAAHMAKYGITSETYTHVTQFHQVLAEENVTMNFMPIVHLPDGETLGWEALARGPEGSPFATPSMLFRYAEETDTVFRLEHICRKRALEQLRYVKPQQKLFINLDPRAIDDPFLLRGEVFARFEQYGLNPYNIVFEITERHAISNYAVFRKIIEEYRKKGYLIAVDDAGAGYSSLESITEIYPDFIKLDMSLIRNVDVDPIKQALLETIVQFAEKVGCKIIAEGIETGRELETLIEVGVTYGQGYFLGKPDKGMGHASGQAMNFLRTMQEKKASVREEPFLFTPAMSEILAKTITVEKHVKVRRVHEIFEQNQRIESVVVLEEGRPVGLVMRFALYQVLGGQYGIALYYERPVSQIMNANPLIVTKDDKLDEVARRAMTRDAYHLYDVVIITGVEGEYIGIVTVQSLLDKMASIKLEMASSANPLTGLPGNVQIERELNKRIKQQVSQMVIYCDLDRFKWFNDRYGFETGDQIIVRTANLLKEAVMRCGSGDDFIGHIGGDDFILITKAAGADELISFLLEAFPLFFADIYEKRGLGEGAILSMSMAGVCMIPGLYENVEAIAERAAYVKKRAKELPGTVFLDERDCAADETHQTQV
- a CDS encoding peptidylprolyl isomerase, with translation MKKALITMENGNQIELELFEKEAPGTVANFEKLANEGFYNGLSFHRVIPGFVAQGGCPYGTGTGGPGYTIKCETKGNPHKHLRGALSMAHAGKDTGGSQFFICYDSFPHLDGVHTVFGNVISGMEHVDAIKQGDKMSTVKVTAE
- a CDS encoding site-2 protease family protein, encoding MDLFHFDWKTVPFRMIAFVIAFSLHEWAHAFVAWRLGDNTAKDEGRLTVNPIPHIDPFGLILILFGPFGWAKPVPINPLHFRGNKRLGIVYVSAAGPLINLVLGILFSVLYIVVGYSGALEGMTEKWAYAIKLTIEYCIIINSALFVFNLLPIAPLDGYKILRFLSPRSWDRFFYNYEVYGPWILLLLIFIPGISSTIFGIPLGFVIMWVQQAALKIVTLFV
- a CDS encoding segregation/condensation protein A, which encodes MAYSIKLDSFEGPLDLLLHLIDKAKVDIYDIPIAEITEQYLATIDTMQQLQLDVASEFVVMAASLLSIKSKMLLPKKEEHVFQQLLDMDVEEIDPREELVQRLLEYKRYKMLAERLREMEIGRNQVYTRPAENLAPYVREEDHTVKNVTLYDLISALERLVKKATDKQPITKVSRDEVSIKDRMREIRELVRVGGGMVRFSQLFSKGATRSEIVTSFLALLELMKAKEITCVQNQLFQDIMICENKTKGVPEDGL
- the scpB gene encoding SMC-Scp complex subunit ScpB translates to MDYDKLKGVIEGLLFISGDEGIDAKEISEIIEVSEEEVIDLIEDMKADFRRAGRGIQIVEVARAYQLTTLPEHVPYFERLASSPNQSTLSQAALETLAIIAYKQPLTRSEIEEIRGVKCEKALNTLLSKQLIREAGRAEGIGRPILYATTKDFLEHFGLRELADLPEPPVNLDIEEARMEASALFGKAEEPTND
- a CDS encoding D-alanyl-D-alanine carboxypeptidase family protein — protein: MKVRKLVSGVLVVFLFIQVLLLPATDANAAAKPPGLSAESAALIDVTSGRILYSKNGTKKMRIASLTKTMTAIVAIESGKLNDVVTVPQEAVGVEGSSIYLKKGEKLTLEELLYGLMLRSGNDAAVTIATHVGGSLPGFVYMMNEKAAMIGMSHTNFTNPHGLDDSNMHYSTAEDMAKLSAYALRNPVFRQIVSTKVKDISWEGEQWDRRLLNKNKMLHLYEGADGVKTGYTKLAKRCLASSATRDGRQLATITLNASDDWNDSAKLLDYGFANFPLKELVGGKQDVKPDTPVTMERGTHLVTMNAFRYPLQPTEADDVHKRVVLGESVINGKMNGQLVGFLQFYLKEDMIGQVPLLVSADSSVEGRPESGIRGFWRHFWTIAAGGLWSA
- a CDS encoding nucleoside recognition domain-containing protein produces the protein MLNIIWLALIVVSIVVAAINGKINVVNQAAFEGAKTGVTVCFGLLSILAFWMGLMRIAERSGLLELLARVLSPIIRLLFPDVPNGHPAIGYILSNMSANLLGLGNAATPMGLKAMEELQKLNPNKHVASPAMCTLLAINTASITIIPTTMIAIRMQYGSASPVEIVGTTLLSSFGATIVALLLDRWYRYRHAKRHR
- a CDS encoding nucleoside recognition domain-containing protein — translated: MYQWVSLLSLWAIPVTISFVLLYGWRKQVPVYEAFVDGAKGGLTTTIRILPHLIAMMVAVTMFRESGALELLLGLIRPLLDALHFPEELVPLALLRPLTGTGSLAIATDLIAQYGPDSFLGRLAATMQGSTDTTLYVLTVYFGAVGIRNSAYALKVGLWSDLAGVIFSLLVVSYVFS
- a CDS encoding pseudouridine synthase; amino-acid sequence: MERLQKVLAHAGVASRRHCEELIVQGSVQVNGKVVRELGTRVDPSVDRITVNGRAIRIEQHVYLMLYKPTGVITSVSDPRGRRVVTDLLTGIKERVYPVGRLDYDTSGLLLLTNDGELANRLAHPSYEIDKVYRAWVRGVPSPDKIKRLATGIRLEDGMTSPGEARLLKTAPGQDKALVELTIHEGRNRQVRRMCEAIGHPVLSLERIRLGFLTLEGLQLGQYRPLTSTEVERLKQGLVQKRKPRENRR
- the resA gene encoding thiol-disulfide oxidoreductase ResA, which produces MNKSNRTYIRVAVLGLLLVALVFALYSSFVKDPNAVKVGSAAPNFSLQQLNGPEMALGDLKGKGVVLNFWGTWCEPCKKELPALQQQYNQFKDKGLVVIGVNIGESPVAVEPFVKQFGVNFPILLDSDSQITKLYRIGPIPTTYFISPDGDVEEIFIGQLNEAMIAEKVTKILP
- a CDS encoding cytochrome c biogenesis protein ResB translates to MDQRKCECGHANPVGTLLCESCGKPLDVELAEQTAFPDMRYEGMARRSQTYTKTIIDRVWNWFSSVKIAIGIILVILIASAVGTVFPQQQYIPVPVPTEADVARFYTETYGTLGTIYYELGFHNLYSSWWFVTLLVMLGTSLVICSLDRVVPLYKALSKPRLNQHKSFLKGQKLFGEGSMPAGQTQEELLGTAGQALRKKGYRIFSTDRALMAEKGRFSRWGPYINHIGLILFLIGVLMRNLPGFFLDEYVWVREGQTVAIPDTPYYVKNVQYHTEYWSESDMPQQLDLKGGVIPKSFQTDAILYINKNADLPGAKPELVEVKKGPIVVNHPMEHESLYLYQSGVQEMQLGALNFELVDQKAGNKQLGQIKIDLYNPPKEQDIGNGIKVRTLDYFPDFIMGKDGKPATQTNLPKNPMVALEVIGENGSLNEKMVYLQGTIITQKSDPRYGLVIHKPDLIDITGLNVRMDKAVPLIYFGAFIFMIGVVMGFFWQHRRIWVQFQEGHILLAAHTNKNWYGMRREVDGLIDQMKWQLVLEEKSKA